A window from Kovacikia minuta CCNUW1 encodes these proteins:
- a CDS encoding class I SAM-dependent methyltransferase — translation MMLIHTHSTRDLYNDTATKWVREEPSSLSDFTARPAILALCEPIAGLRVLDLGCGEGYCSRELRRRGAREVLGIDLSDGMIAAAQTQESQDCLGIHYEVGCATDLSQIGDRQLDLVVAVFLFNYLTIEQTQQCMAEVARILHPGGRFIFSVPHPAFPYMRQAEYPFYFQVEGAGYFSQRDRQFPGRIWKRDGSWLDVQLVHKTLEDYFDALRVAGFNTMPILQELRVQSDHVELDETFFKPLVDYPLHLAMQVSR, via the coding sequence ATGATGTTAATTCATACCCATTCCACCAGGGATTTATACAACGATACAGCAACAAAGTGGGTGCGGGAAGAGCCTAGCTCCCTATCAGACTTTACAGCGCGTCCTGCAATTTTGGCATTGTGTGAGCCAATTGCCGGACTGCGCGTTCTCGATCTGGGTTGCGGTGAAGGCTATTGTAGCCGAGAGCTACGCCGTCGGGGAGCCAGGGAAGTGCTTGGAATTGATCTGTCGGATGGTATGATTGCCGCTGCTCAAACGCAGGAGTCCCAAGATTGCCTGGGCATTCACTACGAAGTTGGCTGTGCTACCGACTTATCCCAAATTGGCGATCGCCAACTGGATTTGGTGGTTGCAGTCTTCCTATTCAACTACCTGACCATTGAGCAAACGCAGCAGTGCATGGCAGAAGTCGCCCGGATTCTTCATCCTGGTGGGCGATTCATTTTCAGCGTTCCCCATCCCGCCTTTCCCTACATGCGCCAGGCAGAATATCCCTTCTATTTTCAGGTAGAAGGGGCTGGCTACTTTAGCCAACGCGATCGTCAATTTCCCGGACGCATTTGGAAACGTGATGGCTCCTGGCTAGATGTGCAGCTTGTCCACAAAACCTTAGAAGACTACTTCGATGCTTTAAGGGTGGCTGGATTTAATACCATGCCAATCCTGCAAGAACTCCGGGTGCAATCAGACCATGTAGAGCTTGACGAAACATTCTTCAAGCCGCTTGTTGACTATCCACTTCATTTAGCGATGCAGGTGTCCCGATGA
- a CDS encoding TenA family transcriptional regulator has product MKPPSSSVMQTLHEVTANHPLWNHEFLTRCRTTQLSLAEVQVLAVQMYKFSKEFNRILAGILSCCPDEQAQLVILENLFDEMGQGNSTLAHPELFRQFTRALGIDDETLAALPTEPETRHLIDTYLNLPHQYNYLAALGAVCFASEGIVRTLYTQIQQGIVGATFLPKEALIFFDVHIDVDDSHAAHLAALIEPRINTTEAAMDVNRAILDAMNARVRFFDGILRQTSARAYLTLPLQLVSA; this is encoded by the coding sequence ATGAAACCACCCTCCTCTTCCGTTATGCAAACCCTCCACGAGGTAACTGCCAACCACCCTCTGTGGAATCATGAGTTCCTGACTCGTTGTCGCACAACCCAGCTTTCCCTGGCAGAGGTGCAGGTGTTAGCGGTGCAGATGTATAAGTTTTCAAAGGAGTTTAATCGGATTCTGGCTGGCATCCTATCCTGTTGTCCCGATGAACAGGCACAGCTTGTAATTCTAGAGAATTTGTTTGATGAAATGGGACAGGGTAACTCAACCCTTGCCCATCCTGAATTATTCCGCCAATTTACCCGTGCTCTGGGGATTGATGACGAGACCCTGGCAGCATTGCCAACTGAACCAGAAACTCGCCATTTAATTGACACCTATCTGAACTTACCCCATCAATACAACTATTTGGCAGCCCTTGGAGCCGTTTGTTTTGCATCAGAAGGGATTGTTCGCACCCTCTACACCCAGATTCAGCAGGGCATTGTAGGAGCAACTTTCCTGCCCAAAGAAGCACTCATCTTCTTCGATGTTCACATTGATGTGGATGACAGCCATGCAGCCCATCTAGCCGCTTTAATCGAACCCCGGATTAACACAACTGAGGCAGCAATGGATGTTAATCGGGCGATTCTGGATGCGATGAATGCCCGGGTTCGCTTCTTCGATGGCATTCTACGCCAGACCTCTGCCCGTGCTTATCTCACCCTTCCCCTTCAGCTTGTTTCAGCTTAG